A region from the Chanodichthys erythropterus isolate Z2021 chromosome 5, ASM2448905v1, whole genome shotgun sequence genome encodes:
- the cdhr1a gene encoding cadherin-related family member 1a isoform X2, translating to MALFNLPEDTPKGTQIYVLNGTDPEGQPVKYGMTFEPGHKEYFRVHPKSGAVNLIEDLDREEQDEIEVFVSISDGLNKVVEKVSVIVMDANDERPRFQNMPSILDVPENTTSGSSIYKVQAVDRDAGSGGSVTYFLQSSEPSTKFAIDHHSGVLRIKPGEALDYEKSRTHFITVVAKDGGGTYKGKQQVMSSSATLTINVIDIQDTPPVFVGTPYFGYVYEVSSPGSEIFTVFAKDGDMDNPNPIMYSIESGADGVFAINKTSGCITLKVYPADLRREVFNIKVKASEVSPEGKRLDFAVTTVTIKVVDLNNHPPTFFGENGPQNVFELTMYEHPPEGEFLRGLKITVNDSDQGSNAKFHLRLVGPGRMLRVVPQTVLNEAQVTVLVEDSAAMDFEKSQFLTFKLLAVEIDTPERFSATADIIIHLLDTNDNAPKFSSDFYVARIPENSPGGSTVVSVTATDPDSGLWGVVKYSIYGSGADLFFIQADSGIIYTQPWASLDAEVKSKYNFYVKAEDTEGKYSLAEVFVTIMDLNDHSPAFDENSLEKTMVIGAPVKIEAIDEDAEEPNNVIEYSIMKADPDIFDIDADTGEIKLKPYIKSMDIVQNITDQKDCTWSVVVQAKDRGSPSFSTTTVIKIDITEAIKSRLISYFLSLRTRPWTVFSICLSIVVLAICLTVFISTIIFWKSVKKSRVQPRGKIRKIIRRP from the exons ATGGCACTGTTCAATCTCCCAGAGGATACACCAAAAG GAACACAGATATATGTTCTTAATGGAACTGACCCCGAAGGCCAGCCAGTAAAGTATGGAATGACCTTTGAACCCGGACACAAAGAATATTTTCGTGTTCATCCCAAATCTGGAGCAGTAAATCTAATAGAGGATCTCGACAGAGAG GAACAAGATGAGATTGAAGTCTTTGTCAGTATCTCAGATGGCCTTAATAAA GTAGTTGAAAAGGTTTCGGTTATTGTCATGGATGCCAATGATGAGAGACCACGGTTTCAGAACATGCCTTCCATCTTAGATGTGCCAGAG AACACTACATCTGGGAGCAGCATCTACAAAGTGCAGGCAGTGGACAGAGATGCTGGCTCAGGGGGATCAGTCACTTACTTCCTCCAG AGCAGTGAACCGAGCACAAAGTTTGCCATCGACCACCATAGTGGCGTGCTGAGGATAAAACCAGGCGAAGCCCTCGATTATGAGAAATCCCGCACACATTTCATCACTGTGGTGGCAAAG GATGGAGGTGGCACTTACAAGGGCAAGCAacaagtgatgtcatcatcagCCACTTTGACGATAAATGTGATTGACATTCAAGACACTCCTCCTGTGTTTGTTGGAACTCCTTACTTTGGTTATGTCTATGAGGTCTCTTCGCCT GGATCTGAgatatttacagtttttgccAAAGATGGAGACATGGATAATCCAAATCCAATCATGTATTCAATAGAATCTG GAGCAGATGGGGTTTTTGCCATCAATAAAACCAGTGGATGTATCACTCTGAAGGTGTACCCAGCAGACCTGAGGAGAGAAGTCTTTAATATTAAAGTCAAG GCTTCGGAGGTTAGTCCAGAAGGAAAACGTTTGGATTTTGCAGTCACCACGGTGACTATTAAGGTTGTAGATCTGAACAACCATCCACCCACATTCTTTGGAGAGAATGGACCACAGAACGTGTTCGAGTTAACTATGTATGAGCATCCTCCAGAGGGAGAGTTCCTGAGGGGCTTAAAAATCACAGTCAATGACTCCGACCAG GGATCAAATGCAAAATTTCACCTCAGATTGGTGGGCCCAGGCCGCATGTTACGAGTGGTCCCTCAAACCGTTCTGAATGAAGCCCAAGTCACCGTCCTTGTGGAGGATTCTGCTGCAATGGATTTTGAGAAATCACAATTCCTGACATTTaag CTCCTCGCTGTAGAGATTGACACACCTGAGAGATTCAGTGCCACGGCAGACATAATCATTCATCTGCTAGACACCAATGATAACGCTCCAAAATTCTCCTCTGATTTTTACGTCGCCCGGATTCCAGAAAATTCACCCGGAGGATCCACTGTTGTGTCTGTGACA GCCACAGATCCTGATTCTGGTCTTTGGGGTGTGGTCAAATACTCCATCTATGGCTCAGGAGCGGACCT gtTTTTCATTCAGGCTGATTCTGGAATCATCTACACTCAGCCCTGGGCCAGTCTGGATGCCGAGGTCAAATCCAAGTATAACTTCTATGTGAAGGCCGAAGACACTGAAGGAAAATACAGCCTTGCAGAAGTCTTCGTCACCATTATGGACCTCAATGACCATTCACCAGCGTTTGATGAAAACTCTTTAGAGAAAACAATGGTGATTGGTGCACCAGTGAAAATAGAG GCGATTGATGAAGATGCAGAAGAGCCCAACAATGTCATTGAATACTCCATTATGAAAGCCGACCCAGACATATTTGACATTGATGCAGACACAGGAGAAATAAAGCTGAAGCCTTACATCAAGTCCATGGACATAGTCCAGAATATCACCGATCAGAAAGACTGTACCTGGTCTGTGGTTGTCCAGGCCAAAGACAGAGGCTCACCATCCTTCAGCACCACCACAGTGATAAAGATTGACATCACAGAAGCG ATCAAATCCAGATTGATTTCATACTTCTTGAGTCTGAGAACTCGGCCCTGGactgttttcagcatttgtTTGAGCATTGTAGTCCTCGCCATCTGTCTGACCGTTTTCATATCCACCATAATTTTCTGGAAATCTGTGAAAAAGTCCCGGGTCCAGCCAAGGGGCAAGATCAGAAAGATTATTAGGAGGCCCTGA